A window of Marinobacter sp. es.042 genomic DNA:
TCGAGGGCCGGTTGGTTCTCAAGGACGCCAGCTGGCAGGATTTCGAGCTCACCCAGCCTCTGGACATGGCGAGGGTGGAGCTTGATACCGGCTCACCCGTCAGTTTGCTGTCTGTCCTGTTCGACCCGGCTGGCATGCCGGAACAATGGACCTTGCGACTCGACGGCCTTGGCCTGACCCTGGACCCGACCATGCTTCGTAACTGGGTCACCGCAGAAGGCGCCAACAGCGAGGGCGATCCGGCCTTGTTTGCGCTTTCCTGCGCGCCAGATCCGCGCCAACAGCTGGGTAGCGGTGATCTGATCCGCATGGGCATCACAGCGCTCGCCGGGGATGGCTTCGTGCGACAGACTCCGGGCCATCTCCATGCCGAGTTGAATACCGTCAGCACCGGCAGTCTGGAGCTGGACTGGCGTGATGCTCGAATCCGGATCCAGGATGCCGAGCTGACCGTTGCCGGTGGCGCCGAGCCGATGACGCTGACCTTGCGTGATGGTGGCCTGATGCGTCGCATCGCCGCCTATTGCGCCCGCGAAGCCGGTATCGAAACCGGAGAATGGGCCGGGCGCGCAGTGCAGGCGCTGTCTGCCGGGCTTGAGGCCCGGGGCCTGGCCGCCAGTGACCAGCTGAAAGCGTTGTACCGGCAGTGGCTGCTGGAGGGCGGTGAGCTCACGGTAAATGTGCAGCCGGCTCAGCCACTGCTCGGGGTGCCCGTGAGAACGGCTGAAAACGAGGCTGCGGGCATGAGCTGGCCCGTCCGTTACAACGGTGCAGGCGTGCCGGACGTCTATCTGGCCGAGGCTGAGCCGGTTGTTCAGGAAACACCGGACGTGGCCGTCGAGCCGGTGGTGCCACGTGAGGATCCTGAGATCGAAACCTGGTATCCGGCGAGTCTTGAAACCGCTGAACAATGGATTGACCGGCAGGTTCGTGTAACCCTCTCAAATGACAATGTTGTAGAGGGTCGTCTGGTGAGCGTCAGCGAACGCGAGCTGGAGGTGGCCCGGGTTATCGCTGGCGGTGAAGTCGCCTACCCGATGTTGATCCGGGCGATTACCAACTTTGAAGTCTGGCGGCGTGGCCGTGCACAATGATTCCAATGGGAATCTGAGAGGAAACTATGTCGCAGTCCGATAGCAAATCCGCAGTGGTGCCGGGTATTCGTGACATGCTTGCCCGCCTGATATCTCTGCCCTCAATCAGCAGCGCGTCGGCACAATGGGATCATAGTAACGAGCCCGTGGTGCGAACCCTGGCAGAATGGCTCGAAGCCCTCGGGTTTGCCGTGGAAATTCTGGAAGTGCCCGGCATGCCCGGAAAGTTCAACCTGATCGGAACCCTTGGCAGCGGCCCGGGCGGTCTTGTGTTGTCCGGCCATACCGATACGGTGCCCTTTGATGACAAACGCTGGCAGAGCGACCCCTTTACCCTGACCGAGCGGGACAATCGCTGGTACGGGCTGGGTACCTGCGACATGAAAGG
This region includes:
- a CDS encoding acetylornithine deacetylase, which codes for MKRLLATLVILVLVGFAAFKAGVWWLADQRMADARQALEPHGVLHRGSISSGVEGRLVLKDASWQDFELTQPLDMARVELDTGSPVSLLSVLFDPAGMPEQWTLRLDGLGLTLDPTMLRNWVTAEGANSEGDPALFALSCAPDPRQQLGSGDLIRMGITALAGDGFVRQTPGHLHAELNTVSTGSLELDWRDARIRIQDAELTVAGGAEPMTLTLRDGGLMRRIAAYCAREAGIETGEWAGRAVQALSAGLEARGLAASDQLKALYRQWLLEGGELTVNVQPAQPLLGVPVRTAENEAAGMSWPVRYNGAGVPDVYLAEAEPVVQETPDVAVEPVVPREDPEIETWYPASLETAEQWIDRQVRVTLSNDNVVEGRLVSVSERELEVARVIAGGEVAYPMLIRAITNFEVWRRGRAQ